A stretch of the Lolium perenne isolate Kyuss_39 chromosome 3, Kyuss_2.0, whole genome shotgun sequence genome encodes the following:
- the LOC127341312 gene encoding protein DOG1-like 2 — MTATSRPQLAAHANANGTLAPPTNGAETFAKFFECWILQQSRDLDALRAAAAAGPEDDAGLRRLVDRVLGHYEHYYRAKSAAASDDVLPMFAPSWISATETLYLWCGGWRPTAALQLLYSKSGAQLEAQLPAFLDGGDLHDGDLGGLSADQLQAADQLQRRTIRSEREIDEAAASAQESLATVKMVELSAGGGAAEEGMEREMDAKAEGMRRVLEMADGLRMDTLRAVVALLRPPQAVHFLVAAAELHLSVHDFGRRKDEAK, encoded by the exons ATGACCGCCACCTCGCGACCACAGCTCGCCGCTCACGCCAACGCCAACGGCACCCTGGCCCCGCCCACCAACGGCGCCGAGACCTTCGCCAAGTTCTTCGAGTGCTGGATCTTGCAGCAGTCCCGCGACCTGGACGCGCTCCGTGCCGCGGCGGCGGCCGGTCCCGAAGACGACGCCGGCCTCCGGCGCCTGGTCGACCGGGTCCTCGGCCACTACGAGCACTACTACCGCGCCAAGTCCGCGGCCGCCTCCGACGACGTGCTCCCCATGTTCGCCCCCTCCTGGATCTCCGCCACCGAGACCCTCTACCTGTGGTGCGGCGGCTGGCGCCCCACCGCCGCGCTCCAGCTGCTCTACTCCAAGTCCGGCGCGCAGCTCGAGGCCCAGCTCCCGGCCTTCCTCGACGGCGGTGACCTCCACGACGGCGACCTCGGCGGCCTCTCCGCCGACCAGCTCCAGGCCGCGGACCAGCTCCAGCGCCGCACCATCCGGAGCGAACGGGAGATCGACGAGGCCGCCGCCAGCGCGCAG GAGTCGCTGGCCACGGTGAAGATGGTGGAGCTCTccgcaggcggcggcgcggcggaggaGGGGATGGAGCGGGAGATGGATGCGAAGGCGGAGGGGATGAGGCGGGTGCTGGAGATGGCGGACGGGCTCAGGATGGACACGCTGCGCGCCGTCGTGGCGCTGCTCCGCCCGCCGCAGGCCGTGCActtcctcgtcgccgccgccgagctCCACCTCTCCGTGCACGACTTCGGTCGCCGCAAGGACGAGGCCAAGTGA